Genomic DNA from Lutibacter sp. A80:
ATGCACTCCTATTCCTTTATTTATTAGATAATAATGTGCTATTAGCTTATCAATAATTTCAGGATTTTCCTTAGCTTCAACAGCCTGTACACAAACTTCTTGTACAGCTAAAGCTAATTTTGAAACCATATGCCAATAAATAGAACCTAAACCTTCATAACCGAAAAATGTTCCAGATCTACCTGTAAACTCTTTATGATTAAAGATATCTTCAAAAACATTTAACAATTGTTTTTTATCCTCTTCTACTAAATTTTGATATGAATTTGGTAAAGAAGATAGTGCACTTTTTAAACTATTAGCATTGTTGAAATTTCCATTAAAATGATAATTACCATCACAATCTTTCTCTATAATTTGTGAATTGTTATCTTTTAAAAGTTGTTGAACTAGCTTAGAGTCTTCAATTTTATCTGCTGGAATATTATTTTTATCAACAAACCTAGAAAGTTCTTTATTTGGATATAATAAATAACTGTACTGATCTTTTCTGTATAAAGCACTCTTTTTTAAGCTATCTAAAAGTTTTAAACTATTTTCAGAAGAAATATAACCAGAACTTAATGCCGCAACCTGACCTTCTAACATTTCAGGTAAATAAGAAATGGAAATTTTATGATTAGTAATGCTTATTAAGTTATAGCTATGGTATAAATTATCTTCTCTTTTGTTAGCATCAATAGAGTGTTCTAAAAATGCAATAGTATTTAAAATAAAGTTTTGCAAATCACTTTTTACAACAACACTCTTATTGCTAGAAAAGCCTTTTTTATAGATTGAAGCCCTATAATTTCCAGCAGCACTTCCAAGTTTATCTGCTATTTTTTTTCTATCCGAATCAGAAATTACACCTTCTAATAAACCTTTATTTTTTTCAAAAACACTTGCTAATTCACTTAAAAACAAGGCTAATTCTTCCGAAATTTCTACATCGGTTAAATTTGAATTTGAAACAATTTCATTAAAAAACTTTAAAAACCGTCTTAAATGATAAAGCGTAACCATTGAAACTCCATTACCTACAAGTGCATTGTTAGCATCGTTCCATTCTGGTCTTTGTGTATTTAACCAAATTCCAGCCTCAGGAATAAAGTTAGAAACTTTCACTAAAACTGTTGCCAGTAATTTTTCAATAAGGTTTACTTTATAAATAGTATTGTTTTGATCTAAAAGCAAAGCGCCATCAGCTCCAATTTGTGTTTTTCTTTCTCTAATTTTTTTATCTAAATCAAAATCAAAATCAATAGTATCTTTTGGGTTGCTTACAATATCCTCATAATTTTTAATTTTATAAGGCACATTGGCATAAACAAAAATAGTTTCTTTAAAATATTGAGATATTTTTTTAGGATAATGTTTTTCAATAAATTCTAAAAATTTCAACAAGTAAATAAGCTGATGATCTCCCCAATACCCAATAAATGACCAAGGATCATCTGGCTCTACAATTTCCCAATCAAAACCACCTTTTGTTACACGGTAAGGATTATAACCTTCAAATGTTGTTGCATTTAAAAATTTAAAAATCATATTTTCAATAAAGGCAGGATAAGAATGAGCTAAAGCTTCCCAGTTTTGAAAAATATCTCTCCAATTACCTTCATAATCCAATATTTTTGATCCATCAATTTCACTTCTAGTATTTATAGAAAACTTATTCCAAGGTCTACTTGGATCTCCGTGTCTTCTACTAAATTTTAATGGAAGGTATTCAGCACAAAGTCTTTTAAAATCTAAATCATTATTTTGTTGTGATTTTTCCTGTAAAAATTTAAGCGAAAATACTTCAGGAAAATCATTTAAAATTAATTCTTGGTTCGTATAAACTTGCTTATTTGCATTTAAAATATACTTTTTAAAATCCTTTAATTCAATTGTGTAGTTTTCGTCAAAAATACCTCCACGCATATTGTTAAAAAGCACATTTGCAAAATGCCTAGTATCTCTTAAACTATCTTCAGTTACTTGTAGACCATCTGCATTACCCGTTAATTCAATTAAATTCTGGGTACCTAAATCAATATCTTTTTTGACTGAAATTAATAAGTCTTTTGGTTTTTTTAATTGTTCTGATATGTTAACTATAGCAGAAGGACCTTGATTTACATTTGCTGCTAAAAACCAGCTTTGTACAGATTTAGAACGTAATTTAATTTCTGAACTAACAAAATAAGCTCCTTTTTCGGCTCTTATATCGTATTCTTGTTTAATTTTTTTCCCTTTTCTATACTTATCTAATTGTAATGAAGATATTAAGTAAGTTGGATTTTCTAAGCCTATAGACCAAGCTATTGTTGCTTTTAAGGCTTCACTAGGCTCTGCTTTATCAACAATAACAGCGCTTAGTGCATAAATACCTAAACCAATATTTGCTTCTAATTCGCTTTTTTTATAAGCATCTACCAAATTACTTTTTCCATTTTGCATCTCAGCTTTTACGCCATAAGGCACAATATTTTGAAAGCCGTCTAGTACACTAATTTTTAAATCTTTATCAGAACTATTTATTAATGTAGATTTTTTTACAAAACCAAAAAGATTACTAGAGCTCCACTGATACCTGAAAGTTAGCCCTAAATCTTTATTTTTTTCTTCGAAAATTATTTTATTCCCAAACCTATTTTTATATAAGTTTCGTTGTATTTTATAAATACCTTCATAATTATCTGAAAAAGGTTCCCAAAGTAATATTTTCTTTTTTTTATGAATTTTAAAAATAGTTTTACTACCTGTTATATTAGAAGATTCTGTTATTTTATCATCAGTATAATATGGAAATAAGGCATTATCGCTATCTTTTCTTCCTGCGGTTAAACCTCCGTTGCTTGCAATAAACATCCAATGGTTTGAATCGCTAACTATACTCATAAAAAAAGGTCTCATTGTATTACTATTGGAGATTTTGTAATACGTTTCTCCTTCAATAACTACAGTTGTACCTTTTACTTTTGTTTTTTTATTTAAAACTTTATTAGATCCTATGTAAACAGACTTATGACTCATTATCACTATTTTTAAAATAAAAACCTCTAAAAATTTATGTTTAAAGAGGTTTTTACAATTTACTTATTATGAACTTAATTAACTCTAAATGGAATATTAGCCGTTGCAGCATGTCCAAAACTATCATCGGCATAAACAAACAACCTATAAACACCACTTTCTGGGGCTTTAAAAGTAACTTTTCCTTCCTCTATATTTTCAAAATTAATTTCAATTGCTTCTGGACGCTCTTCATAATCTCCTCCATCTCCTAAATCTGTACTTTCTGGTAAAATTTCCCATTTATAATTTATAGGGTCATTTTCAAAATCATTAATTTTTAAAATAGCTTCATAAGTTTTACCTTGTTCTAGATTCACATTTTCATAAGCTGTGTTACCGTTTAAAGTAAATGACACTATTTGAGGAGTTCTATTTTCTGGCCATTTATTATTCCAGATTTTATGCATTACATCAACTGACTCTGATTCTTTTCCATCTTCAAAAAATATTCCATACCAGGTAGGCGTTCTTTCTTGCTTGTTTCCCCAAAGAAAAACATACGATCCAATACATTGTAAAGTATCTGCTTCTATACCTCCTTTATATCTTTTTAAATAATTTGCAGCTTTTAAGGTGCTATTTTCTTCTATAGGAGCTCCCCATTCTGTTTTAGGCACTTCCCAATGTCCGGTTGCTCCCCATTCTGTAACCATATAAGATTTTTCCCAACCAAATTCTTTTATAAGTTTCGGTAAATTTGGTAAATCGCCATACATTTGAACAGATAATATATCGATATCTGTACATCTTTCTTTAATTAAAGAAATTTCTTTTTGTGAAATACCCGCTAAAGTTGTTGTTGTTAAATGATTTGGATCAATTTCATGAATCATTTTAGAAATATCATTTACAGCATTCCAAACTTTAGGATTTGTAGCTCTTAAATTTAGTTCGTTTCCAATTGCCCAAATCATTAAAGCAGGATGATCTTTTAATTCTAAAACCTCTTCTCTAATGTTTTCTAGTTGTTGTTTTACAGCAACCTCATCATCATAATCAAATCCGTGACGTTCTCTGGCAACTTCAATACCCATAGTTACCATTAATCCATGTTTATAAGCTTCATCTAAAACCTCTTTACCACTTCTTTGTCCGTTTTCTGTTCTCCAGGTTCTAAAAGAATTCCCGTTGTGTTTTGCCAACGCTTCAATATTACCAAACTCTAAACCTGCACCATCAATATAGAAAGGCTTATTGTTAACTAATAATTGATATTTACCATTTGTATTAGTTAATGTTACTTTTGCTGGTCCATCCATTGCTTCACTTTTATTTTTTGATTGCTCAGTTTTGCAACCATAAATTAATGAAATACAAAAAATAATTATTACTATATTTTTCATTTTTTTGATTCTAATTTAATTCTTAATTATTTTACTAATTCAAGCTCAATTTGTTCCAATGATTTTCCTTTTGTTTCTGGAAGAATTCTAAAAAGAATAAAGAATCCTATTGTTGCAATTACTCCAAATATTAAAAAAGTCATCGCATTTCCAAAAGTTGATAATTCCCAAGGGAATATTTGTTGAATTAACCAACTCACAAATGAGTTTACAAAACCTATGGCTCCAATAGCCAAACCTCTGTATTTTATTGGATATAATTCTGAAAGTAACACCCACATAACAGGTCCTAATGAAAACGCAAAACAAGCTATAAAACCTAAAATACCAACTAAAACTATTACTGGATTCATATCTGTAGCAGCTTCTAAAATAGCTCCTTCATTTTTAGCATATACCTGATTTCCAAGAGCTGATTTCATGTCGTTTTTAAAATCTAAATCGTTGGAATATTCCTTATTTTCAAAAGGTGTTAATAATGAATTGTCAAAATCTTCAAAACTTGTAATTTCTTGAGGTGTTAGTTTGTAAGTTGCTTGACTAAATCCGTAACCACATAACAACAAACTAATTGCAATACCTCCCATTCCAACTAAAAGTAAAGGTCGTCGCCCCATTTTATCAATTAACAAAATAGCAACAATGGTAAATAATACCGATGTAAAACTTAGTAAAACACCTGAAGAGAATGCTGCATCTGTTCCAATACCGGTTTGTTTAAAAATTGAAGTCGCGTAAAAATAAACAGCATTAATTCCTGTAATTTGTTGTAAAACACCAATTGTTAACCCAACAATTATAATAAATCTTAATGAAGGTTTTAGCAACTCTTTAATTGATACTTTTGATTTACTTTCTTCTTCTTTAACATTTTCTTCAATAGATTTTATTTCTATTTCTGCTTGTTCTTTTCCGTGAATAGATCTTAACACATTTTTTGCTTCTTCTATTTTACCAATAGCAAATAACCAACGAGGGCTTTTTGGTACTAAAAACATAAAGAAAAAGTACAAAACTGCAGGTACTAATTCAACTCCCAACATATATCTCCATACATTTTCGTCGGTAAAAAAAGTAGAACCTTCAGAGTTTAAATAATTCAAATAATAATTACTTAAAAATGCTGCAAAAAATCCTAAAACAATGTTTAATTGCTGAATAGAAACTAATTTACCTCTGCTTTCTGCAGTTGAAATTTCAGCAATATATGTTGGCGCTAAAATTAAAGCTGCACCAAATGCAAAACCACCAAGCATTCTAGCAATGTACATCATTTCATAAGACGTTGCATAAGCCGATGCCAATGCAGAAACTGCATAAGCCAAAGCGACACCTATCAGAATTTTTTTTCTTCCAACAATATCACTTAATCGACCAGAAACTAACATCGCAATCATGGCCGCAAATGATGGAGAACTTACCACCCAACCCATTTGACCATCAGTTAAATTAAATTCAGGACCTGCATAAGACATTACTCCTGAAATAATTCCTGCATCAAATCCAAATAGAAACCCTCCTAAGGAAACTACAAATGCTATAAATACTAACTTTTTTGACATGTTAAATTCTTTTAATAGTATAATTAATTATTTCAACAATAGTGTTTCTATTGCATGTGCAGGCATATCTAATGTCGCGGTTTTTGAACCAATAGTTACTGTATAAGTTAAAGGTTCGCTACTCTGGTTCATAGCAACTATAACAATACTTTTATCTTTATTTATAAATGCCGTAGTTAATAATTTGTTTGCACTAGACACACTAGAAATTCTTTTGGCTCCTGGTCTAATAAATTTTGAGAAATGACCAATATAATAGTATGAATTTGTAAAGGTAAGTTCACCTGTTCTAGTATCTCCATGGACTGGAGAAAAACATAAATTACCTACATGGTTTGGACCACCTGTTTCATCTAATAAAATATTCCAATCGGTCCAAGCAACAGTTCCATTATTAAAATCGTTGATCATTGATTTTCCATAACGTTCTGCTAATTTTGGGTCTTCATTTACAATTCTACTTAAATTATAAGACTCTGTACAACCTTCTGTAAATATTAGATTTTTATCAGGATATGCCTCATGAACTTTAGCTACATTATCAAACATTGGAACTCCATCTTTCCAATCTTCATACCAATGAAAACCAATACCCCAAACATATTTTGAAGCATCTGGATCATTTAAAATAGTACTTGCTCTTTGAAATATTAAATCACGGTTATGATCCCAAACAATAATTTTTTTATCTCCTAAACCTTCATTTTCCAATGTTGGACCTAAATGATTTTTTAAGAAATCACGTTCTTCTTCAGCAGTATAAATACAAGACTCCCAAATTTGAGTTGCCATTGGCTCATTTTGAATTGTTAATCCCCAAATTGGAACTCCTTCTTTTTCATAAGCTTTTATAAATTTAGCATAATATTTTGCCCATGATGCTGCAAACTCAGGTTTAAGTTTTCCACCATTTAACATATTATTATTTGTTTTCATAAAGGCTGGTGGACTCCAAGGACTCAC
This window encodes:
- a CDS encoding glycoside hydrolase family 2 TIM barrel-domain containing protein translates to MKNIVIIIFCISLIYGCKTEQSKNKSEAMDGPAKVTLTNTNGKYQLLVNNKPFYIDGAGLEFGNIEALAKHNGNSFRTWRTENGQRSGKEVLDEAYKHGLMVTMGIEVARERHGFDYDDEVAVKQQLENIREEVLELKDHPALMIWAIGNELNLRATNPKVWNAVNDISKMIHEIDPNHLTTTTLAGISQKEISLIKERCTDIDILSVQMYGDLPNLPKLIKEFGWEKSYMVTEWGATGHWEVPKTEWGAPIEENSTLKAANYLKRYKGGIEADTLQCIGSYVFLWGNKQERTPTWYGIFFEDGKESESVDVMHKIWNNKWPENRTPQIVSFTLNGNTAYENVNLEQGKTYEAILKINDFENDPINYKWEILPESTDLGDGGDYEERPEAIEINFENIEEGKVTFKAPESGVYRLFVYADDSFGHAATANIPFRVN
- a CDS encoding sugar porter family MFS transporter, producing MSKKLVFIAFVVSLGGFLFGFDAGIISGVMSYAGPEFNLTDGQMGWVVSSPSFAAMIAMLVSGRLSDIVGRKKILIGVALAYAVSALASAYATSYEMMYIARMLGGFAFGAALILAPTYIAEISTAESRGKLVSIQQLNIVLGFFAAFLSNYYLNYLNSEGSTFFTDENVWRYMLGVELVPAVLYFFFMFLVPKSPRWLFAIGKIEEAKNVLRSIHGKEQAEIEIKSIEENVKEEESKSKVSIKELLKPSLRFIIIVGLTIGVLQQITGINAVYFYATSIFKQTGIGTDAAFSSGVLLSFTSVLFTIVAILLIDKMGRRPLLLVGMGGIAISLLLCGYGFSQATYKLTPQEITSFEDFDNSLLTPFENKEYSNDLDFKNDMKSALGNQVYAKNEGAILEAATDMNPVIVLVGILGFIACFAFSLGPVMWVLLSELYPIKYRGLAIGAIGFVNSFVSWLIQQIFPWELSTFGNAMTFLIFGVIATIGFFILFRILPETKGKSLEQIELELVK
- a CDS encoding glycoside hydrolase family 30 beta sandwich domain-containing protein codes for the protein MRKLFIAYTLITLFSSCVQKENTKSESVEEVTTEVITEFGNTLQVFTSAHNSEFKLSPTGTIEFSDFKQPLETESSILVDPTKQFQTFVGIGASLTDAAAETFYKLTKENQAKFLEAYYSIDKGIGYSLSRTTIHSSDFGSESYTYIEEGDAELKTFNIGHDKEFRLPFIKSAIAAAGGKLKMYVSPWSPPAFMKTNNNMLNGGKLKPEFAASWAKYYAKFIKAYEKEGVPIWGLTIQNEPMATQIWESCIYTAEEERDFLKNHLGPTLENEGLGDKKIIVWDHNRDLIFQRASTILNDPDASKYVWGIGFHWYEDWKDGVPMFDNVAKVHEAYPDKNLIFTEGCTESYNLSRIVNEDPKLAERYGKSMINDFNNGTVAWTDWNILLDETGGPNHVGNLCFSPVHGDTRTGELTFTNSYYYIGHFSKFIRPGAKRISSVSSANKLLTTAFINKDKSIVIVAMNQSSEPLTYTVTIGSKTATLDMPAHAIETLLLK